Proteins encoded in a region of the Salinicoccus sp. RF5 genome:
- a CDS encoding CDP-glycerol:glycerophosphate glycerophosphotransferase, giving the protein MISIIIPAEKNENYIDRALESVEAQTHTDFEALVLHSDIDALKRVVGRKYLDDARFRFIETPKDITAGAARNIGIDAVGGEYVYFLDSDDYISENTLELLVQNIKDHPLIRTKMQKTDFGSSFVIIMSGTNKLGIFHRNRYKLIRNHSALGFLISKAFIDRLELRFDDSHQTYSDLMFMIPLLEAVEVVPYVHEAIYFRRRRNDPVTHPSLRQLPVEQRMEDLFAIYNRLKQLELSTEAENFLDNTLLNFYRKHLVVKFKDDSEIDAHFKGLAESIQKINPRVLRNKDRVLVNDIKAIQTNKVGTFKRLSNFHHLLRDVRRAISSKKGRKEFIYKRLFKKMGLMEDVVVFESFQGKAYSDSPKYIYQQMLRSRGGYKYIWVLNKKQKLPGDPVTVKRFSLKYYYYMARAKYIVSNVRMPNSYIKREGQKYLQTWHGTPLKRLAGDMDSVHMPGTDAARYKRNFSRETDKWDYLIAPNAYSSAIFKRAFWFTNTMLETGYPRNDILMTDDNPVIIQDIKEKLGLPKDKKVILYAPTWRDDEYYKVGKYKFSMQLDLERLKEKFGEEYIILLRMHYVVASKMNLTGLEDFAYDVSKYDDVSELYLASDMLITDYSSVFFDYANLRRPVLFFTYDIEKYGEQLRGFYIDMETELPGPLLMTNDAVVDAIENIGEIEEEYQERYDAFYDRFCSWDDGRASEKVVEAVFEE; this is encoded by the coding sequence ATGATTTCCATCATTATACCTGCAGAAAAGAACGAAAACTATATCGATAGGGCACTCGAATCGGTCGAAGCCCAAACCCATACAGATTTCGAAGCCCTGGTGCTTCATTCTGACATCGATGCGCTGAAGCGGGTGGTAGGGCGGAAATACCTTGACGACGCGCGATTCCGCTTCATCGAAACGCCTAAGGACATTACGGCAGGCGCCGCCCGCAACATCGGCATTGATGCTGTAGGAGGTGAATATGTATATTTTCTAGATAGTGATGACTATATTTCTGAAAATACTTTGGAACTGCTTGTCCAAAATATAAAGGACCATCCTTTGATCAGGACCAAGATGCAGAAGACCGACTTCGGATCAAGCTTCGTCATCATCATGTCGGGTACGAATAAGTTGGGAATATTCCATCGGAACCGATACAAGCTTATCAGAAACCATTCTGCCTTGGGATTCCTCATTTCAAAGGCCTTCATAGACCGTCTGGAATTGAGGTTTGATGATAGTCATCAGACATACTCGGACCTCATGTTCATGATTCCACTGCTGGAAGCCGTAGAAGTGGTGCCGTATGTACATGAAGCAATCTATTTCAGAAGGCGGAGGAATGACCCGGTCACCCATCCCTCTCTGCGACAATTACCTGTGGAGCAACGTATGGAAGATCTGTTTGCCATCTACAACCGTCTGAAACAGTTGGAATTGAGCACAGAAGCGGAAAATTTCCTGGACAATACACTGCTGAACTTCTATCGCAAGCATCTGGTTGTCAAATTCAAGGATGACTCCGAGATTGATGCGCACTTTAAAGGACTGGCTGAAAGCATCCAGAAGATAAATCCAAGGGTGCTGCGCAATAAGGACAGAGTACTGGTGAATGATATCAAGGCTATCCAGACAAATAAAGTGGGCACATTCAAAAGGCTCAGCAATTTCCACCATCTTCTGCGTGACGTTCGGAGAGCCATTTCCTCGAAGAAGGGGCGCAAGGAGTTCATCTATAAGCGATTGTTCAAAAAGATGGGACTGATGGAGGACGTGGTGGTATTTGAGAGTTTCCAGGGGAAAGCCTATTCCGACAGCCCCAAGTATATATACCAGCAGATGCTGAGGAGCCGGGGGGGATATAAATACATCTGGGTGCTGAACAAGAAGCAAAAGCTCCCCGGCGACCCCGTGACCGTGAAACGGTTCTCGCTGAAATACTACTATTATATGGCGCGGGCGAAATACATCGTCAGCAATGTCAGGATGCCGAACAGCTACATCAAGAGGGAAGGTCAGAAATATCTGCAGACTTGGCATGGCACGCCACTCAAGCGGCTCGCAGGGGATATGGATTCGGTACATATGCCGGGGACAGACGCTGCCCGTTACAAACGGAATTTCAGCAGGGAGACCGACAAGTGGGACTACCTCATCGCTCCGAATGCGTACTCATCTGCCATCTTCAAACGGGCATTCTGGTTCACCAACACCATGCTCGAGACCGGATATCCGAGGAACGATATCCTGATGACCGACGACAACCCCGTCATCATCCAGGACATCAAGGAGAAGCTCGGACTGCCGAAGGATAAAAAGGTCATCCTCTACGCACCGACGTGGCGGGATGATGAATACTATAAGGTGGGAAAATACAAATTCTCGATGCAGCTGGATCTGGAGCGTCTCAAGGAGAAGTTCGGCGAGGAATACATCATCCTCCTCAGGATGCACTATGTCGTTGCTTCCAAGATGAACCTCACCGGCCTGGAAGACTTCGCATACGACGTCTCCAAATACGATGACGTCAGCGAACTGTACCTCGCCTCGGATATGCTCATCACAGACTATTCATCCGTCTTCTTCGACTACGCCAACCTCAGGCGGCCGGTGCTCTTCTTTACGTATGACATCGAAAAGTACGGAGAACAGCTGCGCGGGTTCTATATCGATATGGAGACCGAGCTCCCTGGGCCGCTGCTGATGACGAATGACGCAGTCGTCGATGCGATAGAAAACATCGGCGAGATCGAGGAAGAATATCAGGAAAGATACGACGCATTCTACGATCGCTTCTGCAGTTGGGATGACGGCAGGGCGTCTGAAAAGGTCGTGGAAGCGGTGTTTGAGGAATAG
- a CDS encoding GIY-YIG nuclease family protein, which translates to MARQLRSMNKQLDRVMKNFGKESKRIWKKGIESAEISPSIIKTSDGRRAVDHKDLDEKIQKQFKLSDDEALVGVYLIYKGSNLFYVGHSTNIARRLKRHFSKPFEKKPSKKEKQLKPFNGVLEKRNMSIVIYRITDEQNYMFRKRLEKIISYNYVPEYLKWAYGSGEDEDVRKQKIRTSHKRTTA; encoded by the coding sequence ATGGCAAGACAGCTGAGAAGCATGAATAAGCAGCTGGATAGGGTAATGAAGAACTTCGGTAAGGAATCGAAAAGGATTTGGAAGAAGGGCATCGAGTCAGCGGAGATCTCCCCTTCAATCATCAAGACGAGTGATGGCCGGCGGGCAGTGGATCACAAGGATCTCGATGAAAAGATTCAGAAGCAGTTCAAACTGTCTGATGATGAGGCGCTTGTCGGGGTCTACCTGATCTATAAAGGTTCGAACCTTTTCTATGTCGGGCACAGCACGAATATTGCCCGGCGTCTGAAGCGCCACTTCAGCAAGCCGTTCGAGAAGAAGCCGTCGAAGAAGGAAAAGCAGTTGAAGCCATTCAATGGTGTGCTTGAGAAGCGGAACATGAGCATCGTGATCTACAGGATTACAGATGAACAGAATTATATGTTCAGAAAGCGTCTGGAGAAGATCATCTCCTACAACTATGTTCCGGAATATCTCAAGTGGGCTTACGGCTCAGGTGAAGATGAAGATGTGAGAAAACAGAAGATACGCACGAGCCACAAGCGGACGACGGCGTAA
- a CDS encoding phosphotransferase family protein: MHTIRNSFPYLNIHHIEKLDKGWSDDDKYILHVDDEKYLLRLSNLDQKDFKIREYELIRKCYEAGLPVQKPIEHGEADGHYYLLLQWIDGQEAAIILPELPESEQYRLGIEAGRHLWKLHQMDVQQPEESWESKMNRKIDRKIIMYNECGYKFEKGHLFLEYIEAHRHLLQKRRQVLHHGDYHVGNMIIDADYNLHIIDSNRHDVGEPWEEFNRIVWSAQASPAFASGQINGYFSDDVPETFWRLLLLYISANMLSSLPWGVPFGQAQIEIFMAQADEILDWYDDLRTVIPSWYRSFS, translated from the coding sequence ATGCATACAATCAGGAATTCATTCCCGTACCTCAACATCCATCATATTGAGAAACTGGATAAAGGTTGGTCCGACGACGATAAGTACATCCTCCATGTTGACGATGAAAAGTATCTGCTCCGCCTCAGCAATCTGGATCAAAAGGATTTCAAGATCCGCGAATATGAACTGATCCGGAAATGCTATGAAGCCGGACTGCCTGTGCAGAAGCCGATTGAGCATGGGGAAGCAGACGGCCATTACTACCTCCTGCTCCAATGGATTGATGGTCAGGAGGCAGCTATCATACTTCCTGAACTGCCTGAATCTGAACAGTACAGATTGGGGATTGAAGCAGGGAGGCATTTATGGAAGCTTCATCAGATGGATGTGCAACAGCCTGAAGAATCCTGGGAGTCGAAGATGAACAGGAAAATTGACCGGAAAATCATTATGTACAACGAATGCGGCTATAAATTCGAAAAGGGCCACCTGTTCCTGGAATATATAGAAGCACACCGCCATCTCCTCCAGAAACGCAGACAGGTCCTCCATCACGGAGACTACCATGTCGGCAATATGATCATCGATGCTGACTATAATCTTCACATCATAGATTCCAACAGGCATGATGTCGGTGAACCATGGGAGGAGTTCAACCGGATCGTCTGGAGTGCCCAGGCAAGTCCAGCTTTCGCTTCGGGACAGATAAATGGTTATTTCAGTGACGATGTTCCTGAAACCTTCTGGCGGCTGCTCCTCCTCTATATCAGTGCGAATATGCTGTCGTCCCTTCCTTGGGGCGTTCCATTCGGACAGGCACAGATTGAAATATTCATGGCACAGGCCGATGAAATCCTGGACTGGTACGATGATTTACGGACAGTCATTCCTTCCTGGTATCGCAGTTTTTCGTAA
- a CDS encoding aldehyde dehydrogenase family protein produces the protein MTDYKPATELKPKVKTFLDQVEGFFIDGEYVKSDSGKTFDVVNPATEEVIATLSEAQEEDVDRAVAAARKAFDEGPWTQMEAAERERIIYKFADLLEAHREELAQLEALDNGKPYNVALEDDIDGTVQHFRYYAGWATKIFGKTTNVSPDYVTYTLHEPVGVVGQIIPWNFPLAMAGWKMGAALAAGCTIVIKPASETPLSMLYIGELINEAGFPKGVVNVVAGSGSVAGAALNVHPKVDKLAFTGSTKTGSTIMRNAADNVTGVTLELGGKSPSIVLEDADLESSLDGIFDGTMYNHGQNCSATTRVFVQRPIYEKVIKEMKSRAEAVKLGPGIESSTDMGPLVSKKQLDTVMGYIEKGKEEGARLITGGSHTGDKGYFVEPTIFADVEDEMTIAKEEIFGPVMSILPFDTVDEVIARANSSEYGLAASVWTENIRTGHYISGKLESGTVWINDFGLEWETMPFGGYKKSGVGREMGGDYGISNYIEVKSVFVNMKQK, from the coding sequence ATGACCGATTACAAACCGGCAACAGAACTGAAGCCGAAGGTGAAGACATTCCTCGATCAGGTGGAAGGGTTCTTCATTGATGGGGAGTATGTCAAAAGCGATAGCGGCAAGACGTTTGATGTGGTGAATCCTGCAACGGAGGAAGTGATTGCGACGCTGAGTGAAGCGCAGGAGGAAGATGTGGACCGTGCGGTGGCGGCTGCACGGAAGGCATTCGATGAAGGCCCATGGACGCAGATGGAAGCGGCGGAACGGGAACGGATCATCTATAAGTTTGCGGATCTTCTGGAAGCACACCGCGAGGAGCTGGCACAACTCGAGGCACTGGATAACGGAAAACCGTATAATGTGGCATTGGAGGATGACATCGATGGCACCGTCCAGCATTTCCGCTATTACGCCGGCTGGGCGACGAAGATATTCGGCAAGACGACGAATGTCTCACCGGACTATGTCACCTATACACTGCATGAGCCGGTGGGCGTCGTAGGGCAGATCATCCCATGGAACTTCCCGCTTGCGATGGCGGGCTGGAAGATGGGTGCGGCACTCGCAGCCGGATGTACCATCGTCATCAAGCCGGCTTCCGAAACCCCGCTGTCGATGCTCTATATTGGCGAACTGATCAATGAAGCCGGCTTCCCGAAAGGGGTCGTCAACGTCGTCGCCGGTTCGGGCAGCGTGGCCGGAGCAGCACTCAATGTACACCCGAAAGTCGACAAGCTGGCATTCACCGGTTCGACGAAGACGGGCAGCACAATCATGCGGAATGCAGCGGACAATGTCACTGGTGTGACACTAGAACTCGGCGGCAAGTCCCCGAGCATCGTACTTGAGGATGCGGATCTTGAAAGCTCCCTCGATGGCATCTTCGACGGCACGATGTACAACCACGGACAGAACTGCAGTGCGACGACACGTGTGTTCGTCCAGCGTCCGATATATGAGAAGGTCATCAAGGAGATGAAGAGCAGGGCAGAAGCGGTGAAACTCGGTCCCGGAATCGAATCTTCGACCGACATGGGGCCGCTCGTCTCGAAGAAGCAGCTTGATACGGTCATGGGCTATATCGAAAAGGGTAAGGAAGAGGGGGCGAGGCTCATCACGGGCGGCAGCCACACTGGTGATAAAGGCTACTTCGTCGAACCGACGATATTCGCCGATGTCGAGGATGAGATGACGATTGCGAAAGAAGAAATCTTCGGACCCGTCATGTCGATCCTGCCGTTCGATACCGTCGATGAAGTGATTGCACGTGCAAACTCCAGCGAGTACGGTCTCGCCGCCAGCGTCTGGACGGAAAATATCCGTACCGGCCACTATATTTCCGGCAAGCTCGAGAGCGGCACAGTATGGATCAACGACTTCGGCCTCGAGTGGGAAACGATGCCGTTCGGCGGCTACAAGAAGTCCGGTGTCGGCCGTGAGATGGGCGGCGACTACGGTATCTCCAACTATATCGAAGTGAAGAGCGTGTTTGTGAACATGAAGCAGAAATAG
- a CDS encoding GlsB/YeaQ/YmgE family stress response membrane protein, whose translation MGWIITLIVGGIIGWLAGLILGKDVPFGIIGNIIAGLVGASLANALGLSFGPELGGVSIIGGLLGAIILILIVSFIMKALGGNKRA comes from the coding sequence ATGGGTTGGATTATTACATTGATCGTAGGCGGCATCATCGGATGGCTCGCCGGTCTTATTCTCGGAAAAGATGTACCATTCGGTATCATCGGTAACATCATCGCAGGACTTGTCGGTGCTTCACTGGCAAATGCACTTGGACTGAGCTTTGGTCCAGAACTCGGCGGCGTCAGCATCATTGGTGGACTGTTAGGTGCCATCATACTGATTCTGATCGTATCCTTCATCATGAAGGCGCTTGGCGGAAACAAAAGAGCATAG
- a CDS encoding DUF5780 domain-containing protein has product MKNVMLGLIVFLLLGIFVFLGMIYVNQTEEPSEEVVADSKEEATSEEATEEKSEEDKESTEEESEKVEESKRQDKSVEDEEPEEETETSTAKNKQTASPGDMTAEKLEEELMNQELVVEDVDYIIQDSEYKNLYPDMLSAIIRNNSNVDIKNMTYGFVAWDKNGLPVRLKGDIDFSDGSYFHGGTGEAINVAPGEVHGRDYGFGIDSDIDNIHTLKAIAVSYEGFNGESWENPYLNDFLDIYEGKRLADIEGHEEFIYNRDGSTSTVKPEETEVANSTESHGEHDPAAEAFINEYLNDLQLAYTEDDFSYVESYLEAGSSIYNTLRSNVQNQNFPNMQIWAVEVTEYSEEGNQIYMEVSSERTHDNLEGTHVFITGYDLIYQPENDTFIIKNFTDL; this is encoded by the coding sequence ATGAAAAATGTAATGCTTGGATTAATTGTCTTCCTGCTCCTTGGCATTTTCGTGTTCCTTGGGATGATCTACGTAAACCAGACAGAAGAGCCGTCGGAAGAAGTAGTTGCGGACTCAAAAGAGGAAGCGACCAGTGAGGAAGCCACAGAAGAAAAGAGTGAGGAAGACAAGGAATCAACAGAAGAAGAAAGTGAAAAAGTTGAGGAGAGCAAAAGACAGGATAAATCAGTTGAAGATGAGGAGCCTGAGGAAGAAACGGAAACATCTACTGCAAAGAATAAGCAGACCGCTTCTCCGGGGGATATGACTGCAGAAAAGCTCGAAGAGGAACTCATGAATCAGGAACTGGTTGTAGAAGATGTGGATTATATCATACAGGATTCAGAATATAAAAATCTATATCCTGACATGCTTTCAGCGATCATCAGGAATAATTCAAATGTTGATATAAAAAATATGACTTATGGATTTGTTGCATGGGACAAGAACGGTCTACCTGTACGCCTGAAGGGAGATATAGATTTCTCGGATGGTTCATATTTCCATGGGGGCACTGGCGAAGCGATAAACGTTGCCCCTGGTGAAGTACATGGAAGGGATTATGGTTTCGGCATAGATTCTGACATTGATAATATCCATACCTTAAAAGCGATTGCCGTCAGCTATGAAGGTTTCAATGGAGAGTCATGGGAGAACCCTTATCTGAATGACTTTCTAGATATATATGAGGGAAAAAGATTGGCGGATATAGAGGGGCATGAAGAGTTCATATACAATAGAGATGGATCAACATCCACCGTGAAGCCAGAAGAAACCGAAGTGGCAAATTCAACTGAAAGTCATGGTGAACACGATCCGGCAGCTGAAGCATTCATTAATGAATATTTGAATGACTTGCAGTTGGCATATACAGAAGACGATTTCTCGTATGTTGAAAGTTATCTGGAAGCAGGAAGCAGCATATATAATACTTTGAGGAGCAATGTTCAGAATCAGAATTTCCCGAACATGCAAATATGGGCGGTTGAAGTGACTGAGTACAGCGAAGAAGGTAATCAGATCTATATGGAAGTTTCTTCTGAAAGAACACATGATAATCTTGAGGGCACTCATGTATTCATTACTGGCTACGATCTGATTTATCAACCTGAGAATGATACTTTCATAATCAAAAACTTTACTGATTTATAG
- a CDS encoding GNAT family N-acetyltransferase, with product MQHLGTQTLETERLVLRKLTSDDSEAMYNNWASDSEVTEYLTWPPHESVEVTRQLIGHWMEEYEKEDFYQWAIMPKDLGEPVGTISVVDADDSVGMVHIGYCIGRAWWGKGYTTEAFERLISFFFEDVELNRIESQHDVRNPGSGRVMEKCGLLYEGTKRQADRNNQGICDSALYAIVRSDYKA from the coding sequence ATGCAGCATCTTGGCACGCAGACTTTGGAGACGGAACGGCTCGTGCTTCGAAAGCTCACTTCAGATGACTCGGAGGCGATGTATAACAACTGGGCATCGGATTCTGAAGTGACGGAGTATCTGACCTGGCCGCCGCATGAATCGGTTGAAGTGACCAGACAGCTGATCGGCCATTGGATGGAGGAGTACGAAAAAGAGGATTTCTATCAGTGGGCGATCATGCCAAAGGACTTGGGTGAACCGGTCGGGACGATCAGTGTGGTGGATGCGGATGATTCTGTCGGGATGGTCCACATCGGCTACTGCATCGGCAGGGCATGGTGGGGGAAGGGGTATACGACGGAAGCCTTCGAACGTCTCATATCCTTCTTCTTCGAAGATGTAGAACTGAACAGGATCGAGTCACAGCATGATGTGAGGAATCCCGGCTCCGGCAGGGTGATGGAGAAGTGCGGATTGCTGTATGAAGGGACGAAGCGGCAGGCGGACCGCAACAATCAGGGAATCTGTGACAGCGCGCTGTATGCCATCGTGCGGAGTGACTATAAAGCGTAG
- a CDS encoding helix-turn-helix transcriptional regulator encodes MPVTNKIREIRKEKGISQVKMAEDLQVTRQTINAIEKHKYNPSLELSLKIIKYFSMPIEAVFTLEEDDR; translated from the coding sequence ATGCCGGTAACCAATAAGATAAGAGAAATTCGTAAGGAAAAGGGAATTTCGCAAGTTAAGATGGCTGAAGATCTACAGGTCACGCGTCAGACGATCAATGCGATCGAAAAACATAAATATAATCCCAGCCTTGAGCTGTCCCTTAAGATTATTAAATATTTTAGTATGCCTATTGAAGCAGTGTTCACCTTAGAGGAGGATGACAGATGA
- a CDS encoding copper homeostasis protein CutC, which produces MIIEGIATNIQDVHDLNRFGADRIELCSDMEQDGLTPAMALVKEAVEASSIPINVMIRPHDLSFRYTDREVMQMEDQIREVGSYGANGIVIGALAEDGRIDANALESFISICGEMDITFHKAFDALDDQVEGLKMLLKYPEVKTILTSGGPGGVTDNFGKLQKLMKKTEGTHITIMPGGGLNTDNVTEMVEKLKPESLHFGTGIRSFKSYETGISGEKLAFIRSAGRNRR; this is translated from the coding sequence ATGATTATAGAAGGCATCGCGACCAACATACAGGATGTGCATGACCTGAACCGGTTCGGCGCAGACAGGATTGAACTCTGTAGCGATATGGAACAGGATGGACTTACCCCGGCAATGGCTCTGGTGAAGGAAGCGGTCGAAGCTTCCAGTATTCCGATTAATGTCATGATCCGGCCCCATGATCTATCATTCCGTTATACTGATCGGGAAGTCATGCAGATGGAAGATCAGATAAGGGAAGTGGGAAGCTATGGTGCAAACGGCATCGTCATCGGAGCACTGGCAGAAGATGGACGTATCGACGCCAACGCTTTGGAGAGTTTCATTTCGATCTGTGGGGAGATGGATATCACCTTCCACAAGGCATTCGATGCATTGGATGATCAAGTTGAAGGCCTAAAGATGCTCCTCAAATATCCGGAGGTGAAGACCATCCTCACTTCAGGCGGCCCCGGTGGTGTCACTGATAATTTCGGGAAGTTGCAGAAACTGATGAAGAAAACAGAAGGTACTCATATTACAATCATGCCGGGTGGCGGGCTCAATACAGACAATGTCACTGAAATGGTTGAGAAGTTGAAACCGGAGAGTCTCCATTTCGGTACGGGTATCAGAAGTTTCAAATCCTATGAGACGGGGATTTCCGGGGAGAAGCTTGCGTTCATCAGAAGTGCCGGGAGGAACAGGAGGTAA
- a CDS encoding DUF6241 domain-containing protein, with the protein MSSFTKVALWTLSAVVVIAIIAGGVIAFNFSGVKDSIGNALDRSVADEAEMPEEDEELAALANSGSKESEEAKGAFEVSDEKSNDGLPSERQFADSIHHMTHQKVKATQKWGHLEITDERIEQKYETAKKSDYEYREFYMAALEDWMEGDFSNAVQVHNTIWNERDGTIGKARGLMSPEEEMDYKIRHFD; encoded by the coding sequence ATGAGCAGTTTTACGAAAGTGGCGTTATGGACGCTATCGGCAGTTGTAGTGATAGCGATCATCGCTGGAGGAGTCATCGCCTTCAACTTCTCGGGTGTGAAGGACAGCATCGGCAATGCACTCGATCGCTCTGTGGCGGATGAAGCGGAGATGCCAGAAGAGGATGAGGAGCTTGCTGCATTGGCAAATTCCGGTTCGAAGGAATCTGAAGAGGCGAAGGGGGCTTTTGAGGTGTCGGATGAGAAGTCGAATGACGGCCTGCCGAGTGAACGGCAGTTCGCAGATAGCATCCACCATATGACACACCAGAAGGTCAAGGCGACTCAGAAATGGGGCCACCTTGAAATCACCGACGAGCGTATCGAGCAGAAGTATGAAACCGCCAAGAAATCGGATTATGAATATCGGGAGTTCTATATGGCAGCGCTCGAGGACTGGATGGAAGGCGACTTTTCAAACGCAGTGCAGGTACATAATACAATCTGGAATGAACGAGACGGCACCATCGGCAAGGCAAGAGGGCTGATGTCACCGGAAGAAGAGATGGATTATAAGATCAGGCATTTTGATTAG
- a CDS encoding glycosyltransferase produces MKPRILFLLNSVDVNRGGLTHASLRQASTFADAGYETELLTFKYDPRFPVICKKLVRMGKVSKNVHIRNLFHERALYRPTDRIRQKRVKVDISEYEKDYKVSKRPKHNAYRLYQDDAYMKYISLREDDTLDFIDYFDAHERRERREYIDYYGNMTRLQYFTPEENKVMEEHFYNRRGKVILTIYHDPETGKVTQVKNFGEDDRVLSETDGDQTPYRKDWLDQVLAESDRETVVISDTRPTDELVVLLDDEKVKGLIRPHSNHLRNPDDPASELNRRNKYAVESVKDVDGLVVLTEKQRQDIVERFGHPEKVFVVPNYYNPGPPKITGVRTLLNNVQQRTRKIERDMKKVVIVSRFSSIKSIDHTIKAFKEVVAAVPEATLEIWGSGDKKQEYKDLIKKLGLEDSVKVKGYTQHPGDVYRSGALSVVTSKAEGFSLSVMESMVNETPVVSYDIRYGPSDMIEDGENGYLIRKGDTAALAERMIHMLQNPEETRNMGIAAGHTMRTKFSIESYQNKWFSLVDHLLENEESRGAEE; encoded by the coding sequence ATGAAACCGAGAATCTTGTTTTTACTCAATTCCGTGGATGTGAACCGGGGCGGGCTCACGCACGCGTCCTTGCGGCAGGCGAGCACTTTCGCCGATGCCGGTTATGAGACCGAACTTCTGACGTTCAAATATGACCCGCGCTTCCCGGTCATCTGCAAAAAGCTTGTGCGCATGGGCAAGGTCAGCAAAAATGTGCACATCCGCAACCTGTTCCATGAACGTGCACTGTACAGGCCGACGGACAGGATACGCCAGAAGCGCGTCAAGGTCGACATCTCGGAGTATGAAAAGGACTATAAGGTGTCAAAGCGTCCGAAGCACAATGCCTACAGGCTGTACCAGGACGACGCGTATATGAAGTACATTTCCCTGAGGGAGGACGACACCCTTGATTTCATCGATTATTTTGATGCACACGAACGGCGTGAACGCAGAGAATATATCGATTATTATGGTAATATGACACGCCTCCAGTACTTCACCCCAGAAGAGAACAAAGTGATGGAGGAGCACTTCTACAATCGAAGGGGCAAGGTGATCCTCACGATATATCACGACCCTGAGACGGGCAAGGTCACCCAGGTCAAGAACTTCGGCGAGGACGACAGGGTGCTCTCCGAAACCGACGGGGACCAGACGCCGTACAGGAAGGACTGGCTGGACCAGGTCCTCGCGGAATCGGACCGCGAGACAGTGGTCATCTCGGATACACGGCCAACGGATGAGCTCGTGGTGCTGCTCGATGACGAGAAGGTGAAGGGCCTCATCCGCCCCCACAGCAACCACCTGCGCAATCCGGATGATCCCGCATCGGAACTCAACCGCCGCAACAAGTATGCCGTCGAGAGCGTCAAGGACGTCGATGGTCTCGTCGTCCTGACGGAGAAGCAGCGGCAGGACATCGTCGAGCGCTTCGGACACCCGGAGAAGGTGTTCGTCGTGCCGAACTATTATAACCCGGGTCCGCCGAAGATCACTGGCGTGCGTACCCTCCTCAACAATGTGCAGCAGCGCACCCGGAAGATCGAACGGGATATGAAGAAGGTCGTCATCGTCTCCCGCTTCTCCAGCATCAAGAGCATCGACCACACCATCAAGGCCTTCAAAGAGGTGGTGGCCGCTGTGCCGGAAGCGACGCTCGAAATATGGGGGAGTGGCGATAAGAAGCAGGAGTACAAGGACCTGATCAAGAAGCTCGGCCTTGAAGACAGCGTGAAGGTGAAGGGCTACACCCAGCACCCCGGGGACGTCTACCGTTCCGGTGCGCTTTCCGTCGTCACGTCGAAGGCGGAAGGCTTCTCGCTCTCCGTCATGGAAAGCATGGTCAACGAGACCCCGGTCGTCAGTTATGACATCCGGTATGGCCCGTCGGATATGATCGAAGATGGGGAGAACGGCTACCTGATCAGAAAAGGCGATACGGCGGCGCTTGCCGAAAGGATGATCCATATGCTCCAGAATCCTGAAGAGACGAGGAATATGGGCATCGCCGCAGGCCACACGATGCGGACTAAATTCAGCATAGAAAGTTATCAAAATAAATGGTTCTCCCTGGTGGACCACCTTTTGGAGAACGAGGAAAGTAGAGGTGCAGAGGAATAG